Within the Pseudomonas mendocina genome, the region GCGGCGAGGTCTTCATCCAGTGCGTAGAGCGCGACTCTGGCGGGCATCAGTTGCAGCGCCTGCAGGTTGGCGGTGCCGGGTTGTAGGGCATACACCGCGTCACCGCTGAGCAACAGCGCGTCGTCAGCACCCAGCAGGCGCAGGCAACTGGCCAGACGGCTGTCGGCGAATGGGGAGTGGGAAAGAACATGCAGGGTGGCCATCAGAGGGTGATCACCTGGTCGTAACGATTGAGGAGGGCGGTCAGCGCGTTGTCGTCGAGGCGCTCTATCGCCAGATTCAATTCGCTATCGCCAAGACCGCGTTCGACCAGGCTGCGCTGGCTAGCGTACAGATTCTCTACGCCGAACATGGGGAGTGCCTGCAGATTGGCGCCGAGGTCTTTCTGTTGCAGTCGACTAGGTTGCTGCCCGGCGCAGAGCTGAAAGACGCCGTCATCGAGAAACAGCATGCCAATGGGCAGATCGAAAGCGCCGCCAGCCAGGGCGATGTCCAATGCCTCGCGTGCGCCGGGGCCGCTCCATGGGGCCTGGCGGCTGATGATCAAGAGCGACTTGTTCATTCAGTGGCCTCCGAAGCAGATCAGTCGGTCAGCCTGTTGCGCCGCTTCATGCAACTGGCCGAGGCCGGAAAGCTCCCATGGTGCCTCCAGGTTGGCTGCTGGGCGTGCATAGCGCCGTGACTCTTCAGTGTTCAGCACACCGCGACGCAGTGCCGCGGCGATGCACACCACGGCGTCCAGCCCGTTGCTTGTGACGAACTCGCGCCACTCTCGGGGCAGGTCCAGCTCGTCCTGCGGGCTCACGACATTGCTGGCAGCACTGTGCACGCCGTCCTGATAGAAGAACAGGCGA harbors:
- the tusB gene encoding sulfurtransferase complex subunit TusB, translating into MATLHVLSHSPFADSRLASCLRLLGADDALLLSGDAVYALQPGTANLQALQLMPARVALYALDEDLAARGLQACGRVQSVDYPTFVELCTRYAKVNSWL
- the tusC gene encoding sulfurtransferase complex subunit TusC, with product MNKSLLIISRQAPWSGPGAREALDIALAGGAFDLPIGMLFLDDGVFQLCAGQQPSRLQQKDLGANLQALPMFGVENLYASQRSLVERGLGDSELNLAIERLDDNALTALLNRYDQVITL
- the tusD gene encoding sulfurtransferase complex subunit TusD, which produces MKFAIALFAAPHQPASRRALRFAQAALAGGHEIVRLFFYQDGVHSAASNVVSPQDELDLPREWREFVTSNGLDAVVCIAAALRRGVLNTEESRRYARPAANLEAPWELSGLGQLHEAAQQADRLICFGGH